CCGCGAACAGCAGGAACGTCACCGCGAGGGTGCGGTCCTGTCCGCGCTGCAGTCGGAGGAGGATGACGCTCCCGGCGACCAGGACGAGCGCCTGGGCGACGGCGAGGATCACCCGAAGACCCCGCGGAAGGCACTCGGCCGGCCGCGGTGCCGTCGGATGAGACCCGCGAGCTGGTCGGCGAAGAGCTCGGCCTGGTGCTCGTAGTCATTCGTGAACATGCCGCGCGCGAGGGCGCGTTCGACCTTGTACTCCGGCACGTCGGGGATGACGTCGCGGACGTAGGCGGACTGCGGCGCGTGCTCCTGGTGGCGGTGCAGCACGTGTCCGAGCTCGTGGCCGATGACGAACGCCCGGAAGGTCTCGGACGCGGTGGGCGAGATCATCACGAGGTGCTGGTGCTCGAGCGTCGCGACGAAGCCACAGACGGGCTCCTCGCTGAGGAACGACTCCTCGCGCACGACGATCGGCTTGCCGACGTGGTCCGCGGCTGCGGCGACGGCCTGGTCGATGTCCGACCAGCCCTCGCGCTCCCCCCTCGTCCAGAACGCCTGTACCGAGGCGGACGCCTCGCCGTGGCCGGTTGGCCCGGTCATGCGACGCTCCCCCGCGCCGACTCCTCCTCGAGCACCCGGGCGATGCGCCGCAGGGCGTCGGGCGAGAGCTCCCCGGGGAACGTCCGCGCCGCGAAGCCACTGACCCGAGCCGAGCGGAGTGCCCGCACGAGCTCGATCTGGGCACCGATCCGCTCCGGGACCGCACTGTCCTCGAGCAGGAAGCGCTCGTCCACCTCGAAGAAGCCGGCGAGCACGCGGAGCAGGTCCGTGTCGCGGTTGCGCCGGCCGTCCCCGGAGATCATGTACGTCCACTTCGCGCGGGAGAGCGAACCGCCCTGCGCCGCGACGTAGTCCTCGACCGCGGAGAACGGCACCGGGGCGCCACGCTGCGACTCCTCGAAGTCGAGCAGCAGGTTGAGCCGGCGCGCGAGCTCGGCCGCGTCGAGCGCGCCACCCTTGGGATCGGTGGTCGTCATGTCGATCGGACTCCTCCCCAGTCGCCAGCGGTGCACGCCATGGTAGCGCGGTCCCGCCGTAGCCTGTCGGGATGTCCCGCGTCCTGCCCTCGACCGTCGCTGGCACCGTCGAGCACGAACGGACGGTCAACCGCTCCCGGTTCATCGCGACGGTCGAGCCGGTGGTGGACGTCCCCGACGCCGAGCGGGTGGTCGCCGAGGTCCGACGCCGGTACTGGGACGCGCGGCACCACTGCACGGCGATGGTCACGGGCGTCCTCGGGGACCAGGCGCGGTCCTCCGACGACGGCGAACCGTCCGGCACCGCCGGCGTCCCGATGCTCGAGGTCCTCCGGCGCCGCGACCTGACCGACCTGGTCGTCGTCGTGACGCGGTACTTCGGCGGCGTCAAGCTCGGCGCCGGTGGGCTCGTCCGGGCGTACTCGTCGGCCGTCTCCGAGGCGCTCGACCAGGCAGCACTGGTCCGACGAGCCGAGCGCACCCGGGCCACCGTGGCCGTGCCGCACGC
The Curtobacterium citreum genome window above contains:
- a CDS encoding ImmA/IrrE family metallo-endopeptidase, which translates into the protein MTGPTGHGEASASVQAFWTRGEREGWSDIDQAVAAAADHVGKPIVVREESFLSEEPVCGFVATLEHQHLVMISPTASETFRAFVIGHELGHVLHRHQEHAPQSAYVRDVIPDVPEYKVERALARGMFTNDYEHQAELFADQLAGLIRRHRGRPSAFRGVFG
- a CDS encoding IMPACT family protein, which codes for MSRVLPSTVAGTVEHERTVNRSRFIATVEPVVDVPDAERVVAEVRRRYWDARHHCTAMVTGVLGDQARSSDDGEPSGTAGVPMLEVLRRRDLTDLVVVVTRYFGGVKLGAGGLVRAYSSAVSEALDQAALVRRAERTRATVAVPHAEAGRIDNLLRDWAGHHDATFDTPEYGATATFSLWVPEDALDALRADLAAASAGTLVPESGPTRVVDLPDTTSGA